The Drosophila virilis strain 15010-1051.87 unplaced genomic scaffold, Dvir_AGI_RSII-ME tig00001562, whole genome shotgun sequence genome includes a region encoding these proteins:
- the LOC6637003 gene encoding uncharacterized protein: MIRKHLAICTSMLNVKDFQIDRLANFMGHHKDIHKEIYRIPVTVAEIAEVSQMLMAALGNNVEDKNTVALDQFEENDPLEDSESDYSEQRSESDFNISDDDIVEKSTKKESAQVDHHLEKP; this comes from the exons ATGATTCGCAAGCATTTAGCTATCTGTACATCGATGCTTAACGTCAAAGATTTCCAAATTGATAGGCTTGCCAATTTTATGGGTCATCATAAAGATATACATAAAGAAATCTACAGAATCCCTGTAACAGTAGCGGAGATAGCCGAAGTATCCCAGATGCTTATGGCAGCTCTTGGAAATAATGTTGAGGATAAAAACACAGTAGCCCTTGATCAGTTCGAAGAAA ATGATCCTTTAGAGGATTCGGAATCAGATTATTCTGAACAGCGATCAGAAAGCGACTTCAATATTTCCGATGATGATATTGTAGAAAAATCGACTAAAAAGGAAAGCGCCCAAGTA gATCATCATTTGGAAAAACCATAA
- the LOC26531873 gene encoding uncharacterized protein, with protein MSKLIGLPILWVIIKIYIKKSTIPVTVAEIAEVSQMLMAALGNNVEDENTVALDQFEENDPLEDSESDYSEQRSESDFNISDDDIVEKSTKKESAQVNHHLEKP; from the exons ATGTCCAAATTGATAGGCTTGCCAATTTTATGGGTCATCATAAAGATATACATAAAGAAATCTACAATCCCTGTAACAGTAGCGGAGATAGCCGAAGTATCCCAGATGCTTATGGCAGCTCTTGGAAATAATGTTGAGGATGAAAACACAGTAGCCCTTGATCAGTTCGAAGAAA ATGATCCTTTAGAGGATTCGGAATCAGATTATTCTGAACAGCGATCAGAAAGCGACTTCAATATTTCCGATGATGATATTGTAGAAAAATCGACTAAAAAGGAAAGCGCCCAAGTA aATCATCATTTGGAAAAACCATAA